In one window of Vulpes vulpes isolate BD-2025 chromosome 1, VulVul3, whole genome shotgun sequence DNA:
- the NUS1 gene encoding dehydrodolichyl diphosphate synthase complex subunit NUS1 isoform X2, which translates to MTGLYELVWRVLHALLCLHRTLTSWLRVRFGTWNWIWRRCCRAASAAVLAPLGFTLRKPPAAGRNRRHPRHPRGRPGPAAAHPRLRWRADGRSLEKLPVHMGLVVTEEEQEPSFSDIASLVVWCMAVGISYISVYDHQGIFKRNNSRLMDEILKQQQELLGLDCSKYSPEFANSNDKDDQVLNCRSAVRVLSPEDGKADIVRAAQDFCQLVAQQQKRSADLDVDMLDSLLSSTGFPDPDLVLKFGPVDSTLGFLPWHIRLTEIVYSTLVV; encoded by the exons ATGACGGGGCTGTACGAGCTGGTGTGGCGGGTGCTGCACGCGCTGCTCTGTCTGCACCGCACGCTCACCTCCTGGCTCCGCGTTCGGTTCGGCACCTGGAACTGGATCTGGCGGCGCTGCTGCCGCGCCGCCTCCGCCGCGGTCCTAGCGCCGCTCGGCTTCACCCTCCGCAAGCCCCCGGCCGCCGGCAGGAACCGCCGGCACCCCCGGCACCCGCGCGGGAGGccgggcccggccgccgcccACCCCCGGCTGCGCTGGCGCGCGGACGGCCGTTCCCTGGAGAAGCTGCCGGTGCACATGGGCTTGGTGGTCACCGAAGAGGAGCAGGAGCCCAGCTTCTCGGACATCGCGAGCCTCGTGGTGTGGTGCATGGCCGTGGGCATCTCCTACATTAGCGTCTACGACCACCAAG gtattttcaaaagaaataattccagattgatggatgaaattttaaaacagcagCAGGAACTTCTGGGCTTAGATTGTTCCAAATACTCACCAGAATTTGCAAATAGTAATGACAAAGATGATCAAG TTTTAAATTGCCGATCGGCAGTGAGGGTGCTCTCCCCAGAAGATGGAAAAGCAGATATTGTGAGAGCTGCTCAGGACTTTTGCCAATTAGTAGCCCAGCAGCAAAAGAGATCCGCAGATTTGGATGTAGACATGTTAGACAGTTTACTTA gttcaACTGGTTTTCCTGATCCTGATTTAGTATTAAAGTTTGGTCCTGTGGACAGTACATTAGGCTTTCTTCCCTGGCACATCAGATTGACTGAGATTGT CTACTCAACATTGGTGGTGTAG